In Nomascus leucogenys isolate Asia chromosome 6, Asia_NLE_v1, whole genome shotgun sequence, one DNA window encodes the following:
- the C2CD4B gene encoding C2 calcium-dependent domain-containing protein 4B, giving the protein MRLLEKLCSSAAGSSAPKPAFAKVLTPNRIPEFCIPPRLPATCALESPIQAAAVPRRCAAESDLWPPAADEDAGLTDWDPRSQAALSLPHLPRVRTAYGFCALLESPHTRRKESLLLGGPPASRLRAHTYGGGGGPDAPLGTLCGPRGPGPATPAAPGGPRLPQDALAPRRRRCRLLRVPDGLLSRALRAGKSRRLARVRSVSSGNEDEERRAGSQSPARSPSSSPPSSRTPLPERLEAEGTVAVGSAGDALRLAAEYCPGTGRLRLRLLRAESLAGSASGPRAVRCRLSLVLRPPGTARRQCSAVVGRSRKASFDQDFCFDGLSEDEVRRLAVRVKARDEGRGRDRGRLLGQGELSLGALLLL; this is encoded by the coding sequence ATGCGGCTCCTCGAGAAACTCTGCTCCTCGGCCGCAGGCAGCTCCGCGCCGAAGCCCGCCTTCGCCAAAGTGCTCACGCCGAATCGCATCCCCGAATTCTGCATCCCGCCGCGGCTGCCGGCGACTTGCGCGCTCGAGTCTCCAATCCAGGCCGCCGCCGTGCCCCGGCGCTGCGCCGCTGAAAGCGACCTGTGGCCCCCCGCGGCAGACGAGGACGCCGGCCTCACGGACTGGGACCCGCGCTCGCAGGCAGCGCTGTCACTGCCGCACCTGCCCCGTGTGCGCACCGCCTATGGCTTTTGCGCGCTGCTTGAGAGCCCGCACACGCGCCGCAAAGAGTCGCTCCTGCTCGGGGGCCCGCCCGCGTCCCGGCTCCGGGCCCACACCTACGGCGGTGGCGGCGGCCCGGACGCCCCCCTGGGGACCCTGTGCGGCCCGCGAGGTCCAGGCCCAGCCACCCCCGCGGCCCCCGGGGGTCCCCGCCTGCCCCAGGACGCGCTCGCTCCGCGGCGCCGCCGCTGCCGCCTCCTGCGCGTCCCCGACGGGCTGCTGAGCCGCGCGCTGCGGGCCGGGAAGAGTCGCCGCCTGGCCCGCGTCCGCTCCGTCTCCAGCGGGAACGAGGACGAGGAGCGCCGCGCGGGCTCCCAGTCCCCGGCCCGGAGCCCCTCCTCCAGCCCGCCGTCATCCAGGACCCCGCTTCCTGAGCGCCTGGAGGCCGAGGGCACTGTGGCTGTGGGCAGCGCTGGCGACGCCCTGCGCCTGGCCGCTGAGTACTGTCCGGGAACCGGGCGCCTCCGCCTCCGGCTGCTCCGCGCCGAGAGCCTGGCCGGAAGTGCCTCCGGGCCCCGCGCCGTCCGCTGCCGCCTCAGCCTCGTCCTGCGGCCGCCGGGCACCGCGCGTCGGCAATGCAGCGCTGTGGTGGGGCGCAGCCGCAAGGCCTCCTTTGACCAGGACTTTTGCTTCGACGGCCTCTCGGAGGACGAGGTGCGCCGCCTGGCCGTTCGCGTCAAGGCTCGGGATGAGGGTCGCGGCCGGGATCGGGGCCGCCTGCTGGGCCAGGGTGAGCTGTCCCTGGGCGCCCTCCTGCTGCTCTGA